One Haloarcula rubripromontorii genomic window carries:
- a CDS encoding universal stress protein, translating into MYDQILFPTDGSEPAESVLDYALQIAYEHEATIHILNVADTSQGSLTRIREEVIDVLEQEGEQIVADAAKRATEQGVSVVSEVRQGDPSTSIVEYGDQSDIDLIVMPTHGRRGLERFLLGSVTERVINTAELPVVAVNPDRERPLTYPCQNVLVPTDGSRGAELALSEGIAVAKATGAALHLFHVVETGSLGPDARSILKEGELTERANEIMTTATETAEAASLETIKSEIEVGVPSKEIRNYMEANEIDLAILGTHGETDFSRYMMGGVSAKIVRTSPVPVMWVRESESGG; encoded by the coding sequence ATGTACGATCAAATCCTGTTTCCAACGGACGGAAGCGAGCCGGCAGAGTCTGTCCTCGACTATGCACTCCAGATTGCATACGAACACGAGGCGACGATCCACATCCTCAACGTTGCAGACACGAGTCAGGGCAGCCTCACCCGGATACGAGAGGAGGTCATCGACGTGCTGGAGCAAGAAGGAGAACAGATCGTTGCGGACGCAGCAAAGCGCGCGACCGAACAGGGTGTCTCCGTCGTCTCGGAGGTACGCCAAGGCGATCCCTCTACGTCGATCGTCGAGTATGGCGACCAATCAGATATCGACCTGATCGTCATGCCCACACACGGGCGTCGTGGACTCGAGCGATTCCTCCTTGGAAGCGTTACAGAACGGGTCATCAACACAGCTGAACTGCCCGTGGTTGCGGTCAACCCCGACAGAGAACGTCCACTCACCTATCCATGCCAGAACGTCCTCGTTCCAACGGACGGAAGCCGCGGTGCCGAACTCGCATTGAGCGAGGGAATCGCCGTGGCGAAAGCGACCGGTGCAGCGCTACACCTGTTTCACGTCGTCGAGACGGGGAGCTTGGGCCCTGATGCTCGATCTATCCTGAAAGAGGGAGAGTTGACGGAACGGGCGAACGAAATCATGACAACAGCCACTGAGACCGCAGAGGCGGCGTCACTCGAAACCATCAAGAGCGAGATCGAAGTCGGGGTTCCGTCGAAGGAAATCCGGAACTACATGGAAGCAAACGAAATCGATCTCGCTATTCTGGGCACGCACGGCGAGACCGATTTCAGTCGGTACATGATGGGTGGCGTGAGCGCGAAAATCGTTCGAACGTCACCAGTTCCGGTGATGTGGGTTCGTGAGTCGGAATCTGGTGGGTGA
- a CDS encoding amphi-Trp domain-containing protein: MGELETEAEKTRSEIASHLRELADQLDAGGDVTLELGGQQVRLNPTNPVTFKLEGESDWSEGDTEAKQSIEFELVWWREAQTPEEGTLDISTEGT, from the coding sequence ATGGGAGAGCTCGAAACCGAAGCCGAGAAAACGCGGTCAGAAATCGCATCGCACCTCCGTGAATTAGCTGATCAACTCGACGCCGGCGGAGATGTGACACTCGAGCTCGGGGGTCAACAGGTACGGTTGAATCCCACGAATCCAGTGACGTTCAAACTGGAAGGCGAGTCGGACTGGTCTGAGGGCGACACCGAGGCAAAACAGAGTATCGAGTTCGAGTTGGTCTGGTGGCGTGAAGCTCAGACACCGGAAGAGGGAACGTTAGACATCAGCACCGAGGGGACGTAG
- a CDS encoding DUF2267 domain-containing protein, which produces MNFDEFTGEVQHRLELPGTGEAVRAIRATLMTLGQRIPEGNAEDLAASLPMEIKWYLTGAVHEHGQRFDWKEFVTRVSEIEGADRPEAAYHAQVIVDLVSTLVPPSDLQQLRDQLPESEDDENWRKLFAVIDAGGWGDAQEAQTGGGPQPVDETDTEPSSE; this is translated from the coding sequence ATGAACTTCGACGAATTCACGGGAGAGGTTCAACACCGTCTCGAACTTCCGGGTACCGGTGAGGCTGTGCGAGCGATCCGAGCGACGCTGATGACGCTGGGTCAACGGATCCCCGAGGGAAACGCCGAGGATTTGGCCGCTTCGCTCCCGATGGAGATCAAGTGGTACCTGACCGGGGCGGTCCACGAGCACGGCCAGCGATTCGACTGGAAAGAGTTCGTCACGCGCGTCAGCGAGATTGAGGGGGCGGATCGACCGGAGGCAGCTTACCACGCGCAAGTCATCGTGGACCTCGTGAGTACGCTCGTTCCGCCGTCCGACCTACAACAACTCCGTGACCAGCTCCCGGAGAGCGAAGACGACGAGAACTGGCGCAAACTCTTCGCAGTAATCGATGCGGGCGGGTGGGGGGACGCACAAGAGGCACAAACTGGTGGGGGTCCACAACCCGTCGATGAAACCGATACTGAGCCGTCGAGTGAGTAG
- a CDS encoding universal stress protein, protein MYDRIVIAVDGSDEARQAARRGIRLAQGFGATVDVLSVVEQKALQLTETSAEKAQLRERGEAALTEIEELASEFSHPVTTNLLEGKPAVRISEYADEQDADLIVVGRQGLTGLGRRLLGGVTERVLHRSDVPVLVISGEDNEGDVEDDYSRVLITTDGSENAEVAIPHGTAIAQRYGSEVHVLNVVDIQAAGGAFNAGGLEKEFLERLDARGQEAVDSVADEIKESAPDLTVETAVERTTSFDGAAAGVREYVEENEVDLVVMGSHGRSNFKRQILGSVASTVLRTVDVPVLVVKRAE, encoded by the coding sequence ATGTATGACCGTATTGTAATCGCTGTGGATGGGAGTGACGAAGCGAGACAAGCAGCACGACGTGGAATTCGACTCGCTCAGGGCTTCGGCGCGACTGTCGATGTTCTCTCCGTCGTTGAGCAGAAAGCACTCCAGCTCACAGAAACGTCTGCTGAGAAAGCACAGTTGCGGGAACGTGGGGAGGCAGCCCTCACGGAAATCGAGGAACTTGCGTCAGAGTTCAGCCACCCTGTTACCACGAACCTGCTAGAAGGAAAGCCCGCTGTCCGAATCAGCGAGTACGCTGACGAGCAGGACGCAGACCTGATCGTCGTCGGGCGACAGGGTCTGACCGGGCTCGGCCGGCGTCTCTTGGGTGGTGTTACTGAACGGGTCCTCCATCGAAGTGACGTCCCGGTGCTCGTCATCTCGGGCGAGGACAACGAAGGTGATGTGGAGGACGATTATTCAAGAGTCCTCATCACGACAGATGGCAGTGAAAACGCCGAAGTGGCGATTCCCCATGGAACAGCCATCGCGCAGCGCTACGGTTCAGAGGTTCACGTGTTGAATGTCGTGGATATTCAAGCTGCAGGCGGTGCGTTCAACGCGGGGGGTCTCGAAAAGGAGTTCCTTGAACGACTCGACGCCAGAGGACAAGAGGCCGTTGACAGCGTTGCGGATGAAATCAAGGAATCCGCTCCCGATCTGACTGTGGAGACTGCTGTCGAACGGACGACGTCATTCGATGGGGCGGCTGCTGGTGTTCGTGAATACGTCGAGGAAAACGAGGTCGATCTCGTTGTAATGGGTTCGCACGGTCGGTCGAATTTCAAGCGTCAAATTCTCGGCAGTGTCGCGTCCACCGTGCTTCGGACTGTTGATGTCCCAGTTCTCGTGGTAAAGCGAGCTGAGTGA
- a CDS encoding universal stress protein: MSSRILVPVDGSGESRLALTHATAQFPEAHIVLLHVIEPFADHSKAAGYQGQRTKQVFEERQQLLDEMMERGDEYAGTFSTELVYGRPVHVIPRYVETHGIDEIVIGSRGRDGTARLLLGSVAETVVRRVPVPVTVVRSKNGDDEEDDQSPEHVLVPFDRSFCSRNALEYAFEQFPDATVTALFVKSPLFEAYETIESEDDLDDIIAEDEEVEDETHNVFEMARRIAGRNRRTVETVTAEGDPSRGILGWLDENDVDHVVIGCHGRDGVARWVLGSVAETVVRRAAVPVTAIK; encoded by the coding sequence ATGTCCTCCCGTATTTTGGTGCCAGTCGATGGCTCGGGGGAATCACGTCTTGCGCTCACCCACGCTACCGCGCAGTTCCCCGAGGCGCACATCGTCCTTCTCCATGTAATCGAACCATTTGCCGACCACTCGAAAGCGGCGGGATACCAAGGACAGCGAACAAAACAGGTCTTCGAAGAAAGACAGCAGCTGTTAGACGAGATGATGGAACGAGGAGACGAGTACGCAGGGACGTTCTCGACGGAACTCGTCTACGGTCGGCCGGTTCACGTAATTCCGCGATACGTCGAGACACACGGGATCGATGAGATCGTCATCGGCTCACGTGGGCGCGACGGGACTGCCAGGCTCTTGTTAGGGAGCGTCGCAGAGACGGTTGTACGTCGTGTCCCGGTTCCGGTGACGGTCGTCCGGTCGAAGAACGGAGACGACGAAGAGGATGACCAGTCTCCCGAGCACGTGCTCGTTCCATTTGATCGATCCTTCTGTTCGCGCAATGCACTCGAATACGCCTTCGAGCAGTTCCCGGACGCAACGGTGACCGCGCTCTTCGTGAAGTCTCCGTTATTCGAAGCGTACGAGACCATCGAATCAGAAGACGACCTCGACGACATAATCGCTGAAGACGAAGAGGTCGAGGACGAGACTCACAACGTCTTTGAGATGGCACGGCGAATTGCTGGCCGGAATAGACGAACTGTTGAAACCGTAACTGCGGAGGGGGACCCGTCGCGGGGGATTCTCGGGTGGCTCGACGAGAACGACGTCGATCACGTAGTGATCGGGTGTCACGGACGAGACGGAGTCGCCAGATGGGTACTCGGAAGCGTCGCAGAGACCGTCGTTCGCCGTGCAGCCGTTCCCGTTACTGCGATAAAATAA
- a CDS encoding sodium-dependent transporter produces the protein MDLWSSRTGFILAATGAAVGIGNIWRFPSVVGRNGGGAYLIPFLIAVFVFAVPLIILEINSGRRTRADIVATFRDVRPGFRIFGWFIVAIVILILSYYLVITGWILAFLVSAITGGDISLGSFTATYAPVLSFTVSLGIVAAVLSLGVREGIERLTTVLMPLVFVILLGMAVFSVTLSGFSEGVAFFLTPDLSVLTDPLIWSAAFGQAFFSLSAGMGILITYGSYVGEEMDVPEAAAIIAVADVIVAVLAGIVIFPIVFTFDLEPSLGTELAFSTLPAAFSLLPGGRIVAGAFFGLLFAAAITSAVSMMEVGVSTVRGETQFSRRQATILVSVLVFFLGMPSLLSYTPFQLQVWGTPFLDLLDNSVGTLGLPVTALVISITFGYFARHEEVRVPRIERLTTTSTKYLLPPVLVAIIASQLFLGFDFPGWHTLPGSTLDRALVSAAILVCIGVLAYLLLRLQRAAAK, from the coding sequence ATGGATCTGTGGTCGTCGCGCACCGGCTTTATTCTCGCTGCGACCGGTGCAGCTGTCGGTATCGGGAATATCTGGCGCTTCCCGTCGGTCGTCGGTCGAAACGGCGGGGGTGCGTATCTGATTCCGTTCCTCATCGCCGTGTTCGTCTTCGCAGTGCCGCTCATTATTCTCGAAATCAACAGCGGCCGTCGCACACGCGCCGACATCGTCGCCACGTTCCGTGACGTTCGGCCAGGATTCAGGATCTTTGGGTGGTTCATCGTCGCTATCGTCATTCTGATTCTCAGCTACTATCTCGTCATCACGGGCTGGATTCTCGCGTTCCTGGTATCCGCGATAACCGGAGGAGACATTTCGTTGGGTAGCTTCACCGCGACGTACGCACCGGTACTTTCCTTTACTGTCTCGCTCGGTATCGTTGCAGCCGTACTTTCCCTCGGGGTGCGAGAGGGAATCGAACGATTGACGACTGTTCTCATGCCGCTCGTGTTCGTGATTCTCCTCGGTATGGCGGTCTTCTCGGTGACGCTATCGGGGTTTTCAGAGGGAGTGGCGTTCTTTTTGACACCCGATCTATCTGTGCTCACTGATCCACTCATCTGGAGCGCTGCATTCGGACAGGCCTTCTTCTCGCTATCCGCAGGAATGGGGATTCTCATCACGTATGGAAGTTACGTGGGCGAAGAGATGGACGTTCCCGAGGCCGCGGCTATCATTGCGGTGGCGGACGTGATTGTCGCCGTCTTGGCCGGCATCGTCATCTTCCCTATCGTCTTTACATTTGATCTCGAACCATCGCTCGGCACTGAACTCGCGTTCTCCACGCTTCCTGCAGCGTTCTCGCTTCTTCCCGGTGGCCGAATCGTTGCGGGAGCGTTCTTCGGTCTCCTCTTTGCGGCCGCGATCACGTCAGCTGTCTCAATGATGGAAGTCGGTGTCTCGACCGTTCGGGGTGAAACGCAATTCTCACGGCGACAAGCGACTATCCTTGTCTCCGTCCTCGTTTTCTTCCTCGGGATGCCCTCACTCCTGAGTTACACGCCGTTCCAACTCCAAGTATGGGGGACGCCCTTCCTCGACCTCCTGGACAACTCTGTTGGGACGCTCGGACTGCCAGTCACGGCGCTCGTCATTTCGATCACGTTCGGCTATTTTGCGAGACACGAGGAGGTCCGGGTACCGCGCATCGAGCGATTGACTACCACGTCTACGAAATACCTTCTTCCCCCGGTTCTCGTCGCAATTATCGCCTCACAGCTGTTCCTCGGGTTCGATTTCCCCGGCTGGCATACACTTCCTGGTAGTACGCTGGACCGAGCGCTCGTCTCCGCCGCTATCCTCGTCTGTATCGGTGTTCTGGCCTATCTCCTGCTTCGACTCCAGCGAGCGGCGGCAAAGTGA
- a CDS encoding universal stress protein, producing MVTETPSGTLLVPVANPETVERLLDTAIDIAYGQSMRIVLVHVVEVPPQIPLSAGDSLIDDDGEEVRLLNEAVEQAADADVAVESRMRYARDIATGIVGAVDVHDADALLVGWRGRPRRRDIILGSFLDRILGEAPCDAFVKRIRTPSRDISSILVPVAGGPHCKLAVELAGTIAAQHDAPVHLLHVTHPDADDLTQEDTSALLQNYSSLLSDMDVKAESTTLRSDHVAGTITDETADHDLTILGATRDPFLKRKLVGSVAEGVGRAAASSVILTRKAPKDEDA from the coding sequence ATGGTCACAGAAACTCCGAGCGGGACGCTCCTGGTGCCTGTAGCGAATCCAGAAACAGTCGAGCGATTACTGGACACAGCTATCGATATCGCCTACGGCCAGTCGATGCGAATCGTCCTAGTACATGTTGTCGAGGTCCCGCCGCAGATTCCACTCTCCGCGGGTGACAGTCTTATCGACGACGATGGTGAAGAGGTACGACTCCTCAATGAGGCAGTCGAACAAGCAGCAGACGCTGACGTCGCAGTCGAATCACGGATGCGGTATGCGCGGGACATTGCAACCGGAATCGTAGGTGCAGTCGATGTGCACGACGCTGACGCTCTGCTCGTCGGATGGCGGGGACGACCTCGACGACGCGACATCATATTGGGGAGTTTCCTCGACCGAATTCTCGGTGAAGCACCATGTGACGCCTTCGTCAAACGCATACGCACACCATCGAGAGACATCAGCTCCATCTTAGTTCCAGTCGCAGGTGGCCCACACTGTAAGCTGGCCGTAGAACTCGCCGGTACAATTGCAGCACAGCACGACGCGCCCGTTCATCTTCTTCACGTTACTCACCCCGATGCAGATGACTTGACGCAGGAGGATACCTCAGCACTTCTCCAGAACTACAGTTCTTTACTCAGCGACATGGATGTCAAAGCCGAGTCAACAACACTCCGGAGTGACCACGTTGCGGGTACGATCACAGACGAAACTGCAGACCATGATCTCACTATCCTCGGCGCGACACGCGACCCATTTCTCAAGCGAAAGCTCGTGGGGTCGGTCGCCGAAGGCGTTGGGCGGGCAGCTGCCAGTTCGGTCATTTTGACGCGTAAAGCCCCGAAAGACGAAGACGCCTGA
- a CDS encoding universal stress protein — translation MYNRILVATDGSDNAQRATRQALDLARQYGAELHAVYVIETRTGYDNAIVDPDTVRQNLREDGEEALDTIEAEGEPDVSVVTSVREGIPHEELLWYIEEQEIDLVVMGAKGRSAFKTILLGSTTEALLRADQVPVLVVNSTGE, via the coding sequence ATGTACAATCGGATTCTCGTCGCCACAGATGGTAGTGATAATGCCCAGCGCGCGACACGCCAAGCTCTCGACCTGGCTCGGCAGTACGGAGCCGAACTACACGCAGTCTACGTTATCGAAACCAGAACAGGGTATGATAACGCAATTGTCGATCCCGACACCGTCCGGCAAAACCTTCGAGAAGATGGAGAAGAAGCACTAGATACAATCGAAGCAGAAGGTGAGCCCGATGTCTCCGTTGTCACATCAGTCCGAGAAGGGATTCCGCACGAAGAACTTCTCTGGTACATTGAGGAACAAGAAATCGATCTCGTAGTTATGGGTGCCAAAGGTCGATCCGCCTTCAAGACCATTCTGCTTGGAAGCACAACGGAGGCGCTTCTACGGGCAGATCAAGTTCCCGTTTTGGTGGTCAATAGTACTGGCGAGTGA
- a CDS encoding SLC13 family permease: protein MGPSLFASVLLFSPFDILSAANAALASTLWIAVWWVTETIPIPVTSLLPIVLFPLTGVADAPAATAPYADPVVFLLLGGFLLALGIERWGLHRRIALTIMSLVGTRSDRILLGFMLATAFLSMWISNSATAMLMVPIGTAVVVSVEAVDEQEMAAGNEDDDIVAGVRTDPDERPASAFGLALMLGIAYSASIGGVATLIGSPPNAVFAGVAESRLDVQVNFLDWLVFAGPLSVVFLFVTWVLLVKLLQPEFPHDQGVEGIIRTQREKLGALTRGERRVLVIFVLVAAGWLLRPFVLQPLFPAVTDTVVAIVGGVLLFVVPVDYEKREFLLDWSDAARVPWGVLLLLGAGFSLANGFQESGLDTVIAQGLAGIAGVPVVVLVLVIATVVVFLTEVTSNTATATVFMPIMISLGLTLGVSPLTLMATASLAASMAFMLPVATPPNAVVFGSGYVTIPQMSRIGLWLNLLGIVAIIVLTYLWLPIAFAFAG, encoded by the coding sequence TTGGGACCCTCACTTTTCGCCAGCGTTCTCCTGTTTTCACCGTTTGACATCCTCTCGGCCGCGAATGCAGCGCTCGCAAGCACTCTCTGGATTGCAGTCTGGTGGGTGACAGAAACCATTCCGATCCCAGTGACGAGCCTCCTTCCTATCGTACTCTTCCCCCTGACCGGCGTCGCTGATGCCCCGGCGGCTACGGCACCGTATGCCGACCCGGTGGTGTTTCTGCTACTCGGAGGATTTCTGCTCGCACTTGGAATTGAGCGGTGGGGTCTCCACAGGCGAATCGCACTCACTATCATGAGTCTCGTGGGAACGCGGTCTGACCGGATTCTGCTCGGGTTTATGCTGGCAACTGCCTTCCTCTCGATGTGGATCTCGAATTCCGCGACGGCAATGCTGATGGTACCAATTGGGACCGCAGTCGTCGTCTCGGTCGAGGCTGTTGACGAACAAGAGATGGCTGCGGGTAACGAGGACGATGATATCGTCGCAGGTGTTCGTACCGATCCAGACGAACGTCCTGCTAGCGCCTTTGGACTCGCACTGATGCTTGGGATTGCGTATAGCGCATCAATTGGTGGTGTAGCGACCCTGATCGGTAGTCCTCCGAATGCCGTCTTTGCGGGCGTGGCAGAATCCCGGCTGGACGTACAGGTCAACTTTCTCGACTGGCTCGTCTTCGCCGGGCCGCTTTCCGTCGTGTTTCTGTTCGTCACGTGGGTGCTGCTGGTGAAACTCCTTCAACCGGAGTTTCCACACGACCAAGGTGTTGAAGGCATAATTCGGACACAGCGGGAGAAACTCGGAGCGCTCACGCGTGGTGAGCGACGGGTGCTGGTAATCTTCGTACTCGTCGCAGCTGGATGGCTCCTCCGACCGTTTGTCCTGCAACCGCTGTTCCCGGCAGTAACAGACACTGTCGTTGCCATCGTCGGCGGGGTGCTCTTGTTTGTCGTTCCTGTTGACTACGAAAAGCGTGAGTTCCTTCTTGACTGGAGTGATGCGGCACGCGTACCATGGGGTGTCCTCCTTCTACTTGGAGCGGGATTTTCACTGGCGAACGGGTTTCAGGAAAGTGGACTAGATACGGTCATCGCCCAAGGCTTGGCCGGTATTGCGGGGGTTCCAGTAGTTGTGCTTGTCCTTGTGATCGCTACGGTCGTCGTGTTCCTGACGGAGGTCACGTCAAACACGGCGACGGCAACGGTCTTCATGCCGATCATGATCAGCCTCGGCCTGACCCTCGGTGTGTCGCCGCTCACGCTGATGGCGACCGCTTCGCTCGCGGCCTCGATGGCGTTCATGCTTCCGGTGGCGACACCCCCGAACGCAGTCGTCTTTGGCAGTGGCTACGTAACGATTCCCCAGATGTCGCGTATCGGCCTATGGTTGAACCTGCTCGGCATCGTCGCTATTATCGTGCTCACGTACCTGTGGCTGCCAATCGCCTTCGCATTCGCTGGGTAG
- a CDS encoding transposase — MSETLDPLSTRACRMTHAYNTGIEITEKLRAGDSLLSSVVDSTIQTEHLNDNYPEWHPAPHSFLGMDRLLIYREATGESYRALARYQELAEPLGLKHIPDESVLSRTWRKRFDDGVREFVQVAANFVIKQSHDREFSAPAVRPKAEIVDEVDLSTDDETAGCEFSDKQIYRTTRLARDHGFDEFDSDRAANATYEDTQFFELQTFMGMVNCGTPQGAARFRYRHGSDSSPHGDTHLRTIKQFAPGELINGFDAVADQLLSVIESEASFRRPVTVAIDITTVPYYGNVEGMVMVSGLNHEERAFKFATLSIVGLNIPLILAVEPVRESSAWDENPPNQIHSVVRRLVRRARQHVPIETVLCDREFDSMRVFQTLSNLGVNYLIPKRITSTEKDVIETMESDGEDVAVESASVHVESGEHSMQFLYVPSTKGEGTTVFATNLRVGPEEAESFCRRYSRRWQIENEYKSIKNDFLAKTSSKDYRVRLFYFVFAVLLYNIWRLTDFLLKAGVDSEMEYAPVLTAGECVEIVVSALIPPD, encoded by the coding sequence ATGTCGGAGACATTAGATCCGCTTTCGACCCGTGCCTGCCGGATGACCCACGCCTACAACACAGGAATCGAAATCACTGAGAAGCTGCGAGCTGGTGACTCCCTGCTATCGAGCGTTGTAGATAGCACAATCCAGACGGAACACCTCAACGATAACTATCCAGAGTGGCATCCTGCTCCACACTCCTTTCTCGGAATGGATCGGCTCCTCATCTACCGAGAGGCCACAGGTGAGAGCTATCGAGCGCTGGCTCGGTACCAAGAACTCGCCGAGCCACTCGGTTTGAAACACATCCCTGATGAATCCGTGTTGTCCCGAACGTGGCGTAAACGCTTCGACGACGGCGTTCGGGAGTTCGTCCAGGTTGCTGCGAACTTCGTTATCAAACAATCTCACGACCGCGAGTTTTCAGCTCCCGCTGTCCGGCCGAAAGCAGAGATCGTCGACGAAGTGGACCTCTCCACTGATGATGAGACGGCTGGGTGTGAATTCTCCGACAAGCAAATCTACCGGACAACTCGACTCGCTCGTGATCACGGCTTCGATGAGTTTGATTCCGATCGCGCTGCGAACGCGACCTACGAAGACACGCAGTTCTTCGAATTGCAGACGTTCATGGGAATGGTCAACTGCGGGACGCCGCAAGGAGCAGCTCGGTTCCGATATCGACACGGATCGGACAGCAGTCCACACGGCGATACCCATCTTAGAACGATCAAACAGTTTGCGCCAGGGGAGCTGATCAATGGATTCGATGCAGTGGCTGATCAGCTGCTCTCGGTAATCGAATCCGAAGCATCGTTCCGTCGACCGGTCACAGTTGCGATCGACATCACGACCGTCCCGTACTATGGCAATGTCGAGGGAATGGTGATGGTCAGCGGACTCAATCATGAAGAGCGAGCGTTCAAATTCGCTACCCTGTCGATTGTTGGGCTGAACATCCCACTCATTCTGGCCGTCGAACCTGTCCGAGAGAGTTCAGCGTGGGACGAGAACCCGCCGAACCAGATTCACAGTGTCGTCCGACGATTAGTGCGGCGAGCTAGGCAGCACGTTCCAATCGAGACAGTACTCTGCGACCGCGAGTTCGACTCGATGCGTGTCTTTCAGACGTTGTCCAATCTCGGTGTGAACTACCTCATCCCGAAGCGAATCACCAGTACGGAGAAGGATGTGATCGAGACGATGGAGAGTGATGGAGAAGACGTAGCCGTCGAATCGGCCTCTGTACACGTTGAGTCGGGAGAGCACTCAATGCAGTTTCTGTACGTCCCGTCGACAAAAGGCGAGGGAACGACTGTCTTCGCCACGAATCTCCGAGTCGGACCGGAGGAAGCCGAGTCGTTCTGTCGGCGGTACAGCCGCCGCTGGCAGATCGAAAACGAGTACAAATCCATCAAGAACGACTTTCTCGCGAAGACATCCTCGAAGGACTACCGCGTGCGCCTGTTCTACTTCGTGTTCGCGGTGCTGCTGTACAATATCTGGCGGCTGACCGACTTTCTGCTGAAAGCGGGTGTCGACAGCGAGATGGAGTACGCGCCGGTCCTAACCGCAGGTGAGTGTGTTGAGATTGTTGTCTCGGCGTTGATCCCGCCTGACTGA